The Salvia splendens isolate huo1 chromosome 20, SspV2, whole genome shotgun sequence nucleotide sequence gaaggctatgtccgcatctataaaagggagaagcatgcaggctggagggaccttctcgggtggaggcctcactaacagccccttgctcgattcacctttccacacacttgactccaaattcgcgagagattccagttagcacttggctggggttcacgttttagctttccgagagtggttcgagggttgtaacaccgtcctagttcaagggcgaagaaacaatttacatttccgttgctatttacactgattccgccgagcttcgctgttcgaaactcggttttcttttgttaaccaatatttcctgttttattccagattttactttcgcttacgtctattgtgttcatttctggtttgctggttgagttcgcttgatttcgagttggattgtcggagttgtttatttttttgcagttggtttctgattatttgctgatatttttcgtttggatctgaagaatggttctgtttttggatgaatcggaggttgggttttgctggagtttgtgatttgtttgcagattgttcttgattgattgaatttggcggtgatcggagcagatctgttagaatcggagttatggagttgatttagttgattgttgagtttggattgcttggatccggagtggattaagcgtccggcgtgattctgagcaggagtgtttaaatttcatgcctagcttacgtgttttcatttcattccgcctagtttacgtagatctggtttatttccgattcgtagcaagttccggcatctcaatttctatattctgttcgaatctgggagtatgctctgttttctgcatttgcgtttctgaatctgttaggaactttgcatgcgaagctagctggagctgatctgttatctgcagctttttaccgtacttgctatatttggaatcatgttccccgctgttttattctttctgcctagtctcaatcagttagttatttactcagtcaaggaagtgattgtgtctttcggatttgatgtctgattccagtaagttttctgtgtcctaggtctagcgtttacatttcttgcctagatctagtggtagttaaaatctcaacccctttgcgtggcagcagccgtttgtttccatagtctcttagcactaccctgcgaatccatctctgtgggatcgaccccacttccctatactaattcatagtattcgggttgagggatttattttttgaaggggagtcgagtgtgtccaacgacaaaaacactgtagttctcttgagttcctggacccagtgatccagtggatttaaggagcgttgtgtctggactgagccttgcattaattctcatatgtgcacacttgcttactcctgagtctagtcattcgacattagagtcgagaggcaggcccaactcacttcaaatggcgccgttgccggggatggatggcgtgcttagtgttagtgttcagagtctgtggtgtaaatagttttgatttgttttctttctcttttgtttgcagtttatgagcagaggctcaaggtctacctactggagcaactcatctgggtggaaacacgaCCAGTTTGATTGGCgagttaaggatacagtctctactgtgaccaccagatcatggttcaccacgggaggcccgtttccgagtgaatttactagcgacgaatcttggacgtcatcaggacgcgaagatccagaatcaccacccgaatcagaaacagagtcagaaacaggggaagaagaggaagtagtcatggcgcaggtggtagacccagatccagaaatcggctctctcactgcccatttagatggagaaccagctcaagctatagtgatgaatccacgccataggactatcgagatcaagacaaacgtactcggcatcttgccgacgttctctgggcgtagaaatgagtgtccgtatgagttcttaaatgaattcagtaagttatgtggtattcagaagaggccgaatgatgcaacagaggaggattatcgcctacgagcgattccgtttaccttgaagggggaagctaatacgtggctattgaggttgcctccggattctatccgcacgtggagggacttcaagttagaattcttagattatttcttcccatccaacaagacgaatgcacttaagaaagaaatactagagtgcagcaagattacgatgaatcgttgagtcagtattggtcgagatttaaggggttgttggatgcatgcccgaatcaccgaatgatagaggcagagacctactctctgttttacgaaggagcaactcccgagtcaaaggacttaatgaactcctcgagtgggggaaatttcacaagaaaaaggggaagtgaggcaaaagagatcctagggaagttgattgacgctaagaaggcatacgataaccctaggaatgcagtgaaaagaggatcggtgcatgctgtgagagaacaagaagatgacaaagtcgaagcaaggattgataggctcgagaaggctcttttgaacgcgattgaaaagacgattccactggcttcacaagggaaggagaaatctcctggtccaggagataatcaaatgcaacaatattacgggacccaggaaggagattatcaggcccaggtcaatgcaatgggaagttggaatcccgatgggagctggaatccagggagacagagagatgcgcattggagaaaccatccaaatttcagatggactgacaatgaacagaatcagctggaaccacaacaaagtcagcagtttgcacctcagcccaaaagacaaggtaactggtcaggaaggaatcaagaagggcagggcaactggatcaatcgtaaccaaggagaccacccaaactggggaaacagaaatcagagcaatcaggggaactcttatgtaccaccacaccaaaggaattttcagaacaattaccagggccaggAAACGTttaaattcggagttgatcggagtagatctgttagatcggaagttatggagtggaatctagttgttgttggtttcggattgcttggatccgaagtggattaagcgttcgacgtgagatctgagcagagttggtttattttgatgcctagtcttcgtgttttcatttcatttcatctaGTATATTTAGATCTGTGTTATTTCCGGTTGGTCGTTAGTTTCCGACAACCAAATCTCTACATTCAGTTCGAATctaggtatgtgctctgtttccttCATCTCCGTGTTTAATTCCGTTGAAGAAATGCATGCCGTGTTAGTTAAGTGctcagttagttatttgcagctttattAACCGTACGCgctatttctgggtcatggtccccactgttagttgatttctgtctatctaaattaggtagtcgtttacacggtctaggaagtgagTTTAATATACCAAAGTCtcgatgatgtttgatctcagcatgtttacagttttctaggtctagcgtttacatttcctgcctaggtctagtagtagttatacctcaaccctgtttgcgtggcagcagccgcctttgtcaagagtctctaaatgctctcttacgtgtccatcttcgtgggatcgacccctgcttctctatactaatttatagtattcgggttgagggatctttgaaggggagttttatgtgtacaacgacagagtattctgagttacattgagttcctagaccaagtgatctagtggattcataagACTTGGTGTCTCGACCTCACAACATATAAACACACGCTACTCTAAACTCCACGACTTCATAGACACACAAGTTGGTCATATGAAAAAGTTAGTCGACGTTACCAACATTGATTGCTTAGTCAACCTTATGATGGATAGGAATGCGTTTGGTAGACTATGCACTTTATGCTGACGGCTTGGAACTCTTCATGACAGAAGGTCGGTCTACATTGAAGAACGGACGGTCATATTTCTAAGCGTACTAGCCCATCATAAAAAGAATCGCGTCTCTAGATTGACTTTTTGTATTCAGGCCAAATAGTTTTCTACTACGTCCACGAAGTACTACGGGCTATCATAAACATGCACACATTGTTTATTGTGAATCCTAAGCCAGTTTCCAACACATGTATCCATTTGAGATGAAAACACTTCAAGGTATTGTTTCATCAACTGAAGTTAGTTATTGACATTCATTGCATTGTATTGATCACTTGCTATGTGTCTGATTTTGTTGGATGAATACATTATATTTCTTGTAGGGTTGTCTTGGCGCTCTAGACGGTACTTTCATTAGCGTTTTGGTCCCTAATGCCCTCAAAATGTTCTACCGGGATGGGAGGGATTTACCGGTGATGCTCATGTTTTGAGGGATGCAGTAAACCGGCCCTATGGTTTGAGAGTACCTTTGGGTATTGTCTCCAACCTTGTGTGTAATTATTTGCTTGCTATGATGTACTTATTTTTTCTGAACAAATACCATTCCTCCTTTCCTAGGGAACTAATACCTCTGTGACAATGGTTATGCCAATAGCCATGGATTTTTGACACCTTACAGAGGTGATCGATACCACCTCAAAGAATGGGGCTCGAATGCAGATATGCCTCAGAACGTTGTTGACCTATACAATATGGGAGATACTAAAGCGCACAATATTATTGAACAAACATTCGTTGTGCTGAAGACGCGATGGAGCGTACTCCGAAGGGCACAGCCCATCCTATTGTCTCTTTCACATAACCTTCACTACTTGAATACCCAATGGTTGGAAGAATCCCTGGGCAAGTGTTCTTTTTCTACAAAACTAACTGGATGTCGAGGTAGATCATAGCCAACTCGAAGAGCACATCGAACTAGGATGACTTCATCATTCCATTTTATCTCCTCGAGCAAGTCGTGAGTGTGCTCACAACTAAGTTCGGAGTGACCTTCACATGACGAGAGTTGTACGGGTGTTTCCAATTCTTCGAGCATAGACGCCTTCAAAATGGAACTCGACACGGACGAAATTGCCTGGAATGTAAATACGAACTTGGTATTTGGGTGGGAACCAATTTGGGATAACCCATGAAGGTAAGACGAGTATTTGTTCCTCACTGCTTTTGTTGTTGTGTCAAATGTCATATTATGTCATTAATGAGGTTACATTTAGGGCTGGTTTGGTTACTATGTTTCACAAATATAAGGATGTGAAACTGTATGAAACTTACGTTTGGTTGTCAAATTGGTGACCAAGTCAAGCCAGTGTTTAACCCCTTCGGCCGCACTGTTCACTAAGATTGAAGCTGCTTCTTATCTACCTACTGAAGTTGCGATACAGATATCTTGCTTCGAAAAAGTGTCTGATAACACTTTTTCTTCCAAAGTACCCCTCAGTCATTCTTCTATTTGAAAATAGTCAACATCATTTACTCATTTTTCACCAACCTCAACACCCAAAAATGGAACCCTACAAACCGGATTTTTGAGGTACACGAAGAAAtcgaagaggaagaaggagcAATAGCAGAAAACGGTAAGATAATGTTTTGTATTTTCTTGGTAGATCATTGACTTGCTGTTCTGATTTCGTGTCTGACTCAACACCACCGGTGGATTTAAGAACGCTCGATGTTAGATGTCCAAGGATTCAATTACTCCCTCTATTTCCCCCCTCTCACATCTTCCAATTTTTAAATTGACAATCAGATTCTAGTCTGCTGCCTTGAAGAGATCTGTTGTGCACAGCCCACAATATACATTAACGTAGTGCAAGGAATAATCGTAGCCTCGGCGAGAACAACAACCCAGTAAGTTCGTTAAATTGGACAGGAATCTTTCATTTGTAAGGTTGATGCTTTATACTCGTCCCTTACAGTTTACTCTTCTCCTACCTGTTGATTGACTGGTAAGTgggaaaattgaaaatattttgaaaGGGTTTGCGCTTTCTACTGCAAGGATTCATCATTGTCTGACGCGTGGATGTATGAACCAAGTTTATTCCTTGCTATTTGATGGCGTTTTGTCAAATTATATGGTTGTTGTGTTGTTTTGAAGCTTGAACTACTTGTTGTTGTTACATCATTTTGTCTGAATTTCTCAAAAATTATATACATTGTTCAGCTTGTTAAGTTTTATTTACACAAGGTCATGGTAGTCTACCTACTTGCTTCTATATTCAGCTCAGATTGGTTCATATGAATGAAAAGTTTGTCCTTTTTTTTCTGTGCAGAAAATTGAACCTGTTGATTTTgtattttacttcatttcatgaCACCTCCTTTGCCCATATCTACAACCATTTACATTATGGTAGAAGACATAATGAATCTTTTCCACTTGCAAACTACCAGAATCTTGTATCTCTACTTGAGGCACGGTAGACGTCTGCATGGACGTCTTAGGCGGCACTTGATTAGGCCCTACTCTCTACTACGTCGGATTCCTGCCCAAGTCCGGCATATGAGCCAGCTTGTCTTTGTTAGCGATATCGATTTGCTGCACAATTTTATCTGGGGTGAAATGACACATGATCTAGTTGAGGAAGCACTTGATTTTGGCACACAAGATGTAGCTGAACACGTCGACTATGCTGACATGGAATACATTGACCAAGTTGAAGCTACATCTGATTGGACTCGAATGCGCGAAGACTTGGCAAATTCCATGTGGTTAAATGTGTGTTTCTTTGTGTTAGGGACAAATAAGTGTTGCTATATTGATTACATTTCGAATGTGGTTCCTATTTTTCAGTTGGTTTTGAAGTTATTTTGGTTTATTATATGTTTTCTGTATTATGAACTTCCTTTGTTTGTTATTTCAGCGTGGGAATGTCGACACATCAACTGAAGATGGTGAACTAATACCAGAGTGCATTTGTGGTGGGGGAAGATGCGGCTTTTGTGTGCAGGGAAAGAAGCCAAACATAGTGGCaggtttttttataaatgtccAGCTAATATCAAACATTCAAGTTCTTTTTTGTGGTGCGACGAGTTTGATAGTAGGCTTGACGACGGTCGTATCCCAGATTTCGTCTTAAATCAAGGATATCGCCCGGATAAAGTTGTTGCTAACATGAAATCTGCCAAAGAAACAAGGGTGCTCACTAGTGAATTTGGTTGCCAATCATGCGGTCGTTGTCGGGCAGAGGCAAAGATGAACTTCATCTTGGCTTTCATTGGTATACTGGGTGTTGTAGTGGGGAACTTGTTCTAGCTTGTAAGCTGTTCTGCAGAACTTGTTTAAGACAGTGATCTACTTATTAATTTTATGTCATgtttagatattttgtaaacATTGGGTTGTATTTGAACTGCTTCAGTGGTGTGGCTGTCTGATTGCTGGTAAATATTATTGCTAAGCATTTTGATCGAAAAGTTGTATTTAAAATGAGTGAGTTTATAACATTCCTTCATTGCCTCCTTATGGTAATAAACAGTTGTGTGCAGATTTTGGTTGCCTTTTGTGAAGATACTCACAATTTTTATGAGTATGAAAgatctttttttttgtaaatttcaaaatgaaaagaaaaaaattatttgagtgggccgagatccttcatctcaaattcatgAAACAGATTCTTTCTCAACTCGACtatttcttcctcatcatctctggtaatgatcatgtcatccacgTATATAATCAAACACGTGATCTTGCCATTCTTCTTTTTGATGAACAACGTATGATCTGAATTGCTCTGTTCGTAGTCgtatttcttcatcacttctGTAAACCTGCCAAACCATGCTCTTGGGATTGCTTTAACCCGTACAGTGTCTTCTTTAGCTGGCACACTTCCACATCTAGAAAGTCTCCGGAGAAACCTGGTGGAGGTTCCATGTACACTGGCCTTGACAATTCCCCATGGAGAAAAGCATTggtcacatcaaactgatgAAGTGGCCATTCCTTATTGGCGGTGACCGAGAATAGTACTCTGACGGTGTTGATTTTCGCCACTGGTGAaaaggtctcgtcataatctACATCGTGAGTCTGTGTATATTCCTTCGCCACAAGACGGGCTTTATACCTGTCGATAGTACCATCTGGTTTCCTCTTTATCGTGAATACCCATCTGCACCCAACTGTTTTTGCTCCTTCGGGTAACTTGCTCCATACCCATGTACTGTTCTTCATTAACGCCTTCATTTCCACCATCATTGCGTCTTTCCACCGTTTATATTTCATCGCCTCTTCGGCTGTCTGTGGgatttcctcttcttcatatAACGCAGCCTCAAACGCTCGAGCCATTTTGGTCAGATTTCCTTGCACGAAGTTTGCTACGGCATAACGGCTCTTCTTTCCAATCTTCTCTGGGGAGTATCGTTTCGGTGGAATTCCCCTTGTACTCCGATAAGGGAACACGTATCTTCCTGTATCTCCATCAATTGTATTGTCGTGGGGTTCTGTTTTAGTAGAGTCAGTGGTAACTGTTATCTCAACTATGCTTGGAtcaggaattacctcggatatcgtcaGAGGAGGAGTTCCGGGGCTTGGCTGAGATGGCTCTTGTGGTAAGACCTGCTCGGCAGAAGTGACAactggatcggttggttcctcGATCGAGGAGTTTGGAattggcacaacccaacttagatagtccatGGATCTATctggatcactctccccctgactactaaggtgggtgtggtaGAAAAGTTCGGTTTCCAAAAAATTACAGTTCATGGTCGTAGTGATTTTTTTGGTATTGGGATCAAAACATCTATACCCCTTTTGGTTTACCCCATATCCCACAAAGACACATTTGATGGCACATGGTGATAGtttcgttctttcatgtttaggtATGTGGGTATAAACGGTACAGCCAAAGACTTTCGGATGAAGGCTAAGGTATTCGGGAATTCAGGCTTGTTTCGATAGGATATCAAGAGGGGTTTTCATGTGAAGAATTTTGGTTGGTAGGAGATTtatgagatagatggatgtgGAGACGGCTTCTGGCCAGAAATGTTTGGGaactttggattcaatcatGAGAGCTCTGGTCATTTCTAGGATCACcctatttttcctttctgctaCCCCGTTCTGTTCGGGCGTATATGCATACGAAGTTTGATGGGTAACTTCGTTTTCTTTACAAAAAAGGGTCATAGCTCTATTAACAAATTACATCCCATTATCTGATCTAAGGGTTTTTATGGTGGTTTGAAATTGTGTCTGGATCAGTCGAAAAAATGATGAGAATTTATCAAAGACTTCTGAtttgtgtttcaaaaaatagaTCCACGTCATCCTTgtacaatcatccacaaatatcacaaaataacGAAAGCCATTTCCACCAACAAAAGGcgcagggccccaaacatcagagtgtactaagGAAAACATGGATAGCATTCGAGTATTCGTAGGTT carries:
- the LOC121782047 gene encoding uncharacterized protein LOC121782047 yields the protein MTPPLPISTTIYIMVEDIMNLFHLQTTRILYLYLRHGRRLHGRLRRHLIRPYSLLRRIPAQVRHMSQLVFVSDIDLLHNFIWGEMTHDLVEEALDFGTQDVAEHVDYADMEYIDQVEATSDWTRMREDLANSMWLNRGNVDTSTEDGELIPECICGGGRCGFCVQGKKPNIVAGFFINVQLISNIQVLFCGATSLIVGLTTVVSQISS